A genomic segment from Octopus sinensis linkage group LG4, ASM634580v1, whole genome shotgun sequence encodes:
- the LOC115211032 gene encoding putative uncharacterized protein DDB_G0277255 isoform X3, translated as MALAGQPNLTDAEEIQNRYSDLLSQIPKLLTQIGEHVLSPTNPSENVSSSSKCYVSCIKINGVPILPPILTEAEREEMRRYRDEAVRRMQQRNQRKRTLTDTSASINSSTVAENISNPLLEHDRTALFHDNITIPGCVPEDKSSDNLQQSSFPEELVPQLSHELIPPKDEISFQENRGQTNLNSPTENREEANSSSPSSKLRYCDNLLITSSLSDLGSLEEGSLPTEMNGIPLTSRYEQQITKDLSTLIKHLPDNCSSDNSDFSDFISVSNFDLICESSELDKENPPVTKSSSDEPVICSFLSNMKPSTSDSSLHLPNDASQNVLRAPIFLTDENGLELHALPAENQSSMQTSINKEQGWIMTSPLIAYVTKKRPETVGMSSNSSQKPIKIQQAANATFTIDPEDDGEEGQLVRPVISSHQDSLGADVCQTDYSNNSVSPKAKLNQSCNNNNVNNNNSVQVHSSNQEQIFTNHQNTNPAVLPANLNISCNSSKRDKTFIAASSNESKSEDDEPKMLLSFLSSPHNLSLEDHFSDDSLDELLFGIDKIGFVPRKDGDGSDLKDLSNPVKTGAINKKCNSKQPAKAQTILPTKSIPTNFTTVTTHSSHNLPVSTATTAMADVPNPSEVCSLAEISYLDSTANYLNPAEKEMTKTSPSLIPKYCNNSIIRQGSYTLGEPSVDLRKYLNSSIHNSHEDKDADNNSSLDSDKIPSYDVFQSQLLKKNSENVSPSLISFEIDSFKSEQQSASVNEVEITSNSSKNSTPVTKEKIPRNSILENIPLSAASCQSDYSPLNTSRKKSPIKKKEDKCNMNTSTLYHTQNGLETSAFNASNSPGQSAVLASSELFEDELRSFFSHKRQSFMKMQQQFREYEEQFEEEYQRTLDSMKKSQRWPKELAPETSIFISKTDMPANQTGEQALLNHQRTPESSTSQRKSYKLVKTDQDPASVICAAIKGFLTRKLLSCPKVEALRKTIDECLKLLSETHGSSNLNLITRLNNQLDAARLDIYDIFFEMTTQERMNIIHQSRILAARKLQARPQQISSATRKYLMRKNQINQSQSVSSSLSDKPNTRNNSKLYPIPSLVQPTRSTTRKISSQPIPKNRIVSVAGKMAATRFVSTKVKDVPSVKIASSKPWH; from the exons ATGGCGCTTGCTGGACAACCTAACTTGACTGATGCAGAAGAAAT CCAAAATAGATATTCTGATTTACTCTCTCAAATACCCAAGCTACTGACCCAAATTGGAGAGCATGTTCTTTCTCCCACCAATCCAAGTGAAAATGTCAGTTCCAGTTCTAAGTGTTATGTTTCCTGTATAAAGATTAATGGTGTACCAATCTTACCTCCAATT CTTACTGAAGCTGAAAGAGAAGAAATGAGACGATACAGAGATGAAGCTGTCAGACGGATGCAGCAACGTaaccaaagaaaaagaacattgaCAGATACTTCTGCTTCt ATTAACTCTTCTACTGTTGCTGAGAACATTTCAAATCCTCTTCTGGAACATGACAGAACTGCACTATTTCATGACAATATTACAATACCTGGGTGTGTACCTGAAGACAAATCTTCAGACAATCTTCAACAGTCTTCATTTCCAGAAGAACTTGTTCCCCAACTTTCACATGAACTAATCCCTCCAAAAGATGAAATCTCTTTTCAAGAGAATAGAGGACAGACAA ATTTAAATTCACCTACAGAGAACAGAGAAGAGGCAAATTCAAGTTCACCTTCATCCAAATTAAGATATTGTGACAATTTACTGATTACCAGCTCTCTGTCTGACTTGGGCTCCTTAGAAGAAGGTTCATTACCCACCGAAATGAATGGTATACCTCTAACTTCCCGATATGAGCAACAAATTACTAAGGATCTTTCAACTCTTATTAAACATTTACCTGACAATTGTAGTTCTGACAATTCTGACTTTAgtgattttatttctgtttccaaCTTTGATTTAATCTGTGAATCTTCTGAGCTTGATAAGGAAAATCCTCCTGTCACTAAATCATCTTCAGATGAACCAGTAATTTGTTCGTTTCTTTCCAATATGAAACCAAGTACAAGTGATTCCTCTCTCCATTTACCAAATGATGCATCCCAAAATGTTCTGAGGGCTCCTATATTTCTCACGGATGAAAATGGTTTGGAATTGCATGCATTGCCAGCTGAAAATCAAAGTTCAATGCAAACTAGTATTAATAAAGAGCAAGGATGGATCATGACCTCTCCTTTAATTGCTTATGTCACCAAGAAACGACCTGAAACAGTAGGCATGTCTTCCAATTCATCTCAAAAGCCCATTAAAATCCAACAGGCAGCAAACGCCACCTTTACAATTGACCCCGAAGACGACGGAGAAGAAGGTCAACTTGTCCGGCCTGTAATATCTAGCCATCAAGATTCTTTGGGTGCTGATGTTTGTCAAACAGACTATAGTAATAACTCCGTTTCTCCTAAAGCTAAACTAAACcagtcatgtaataataataatgttaataacaacAACTCTGTCCAGGTTCATTCTTCAAATCAAGAGCAAATCTTTACAAATCATCAGAATACAAATCCTGCTGTTTTGCCAGCAAATTTGAACATTTCTTGTAATTCAAGTAAAAGAGACAAGACTTTCATCGCTGCTAGTTCAAATGAATCTAAGTCAGAGGACGATGAACCCAAAATGCTGTTGTCATTTTTGTCTTCACCACATAATTTATCTCTCGAAGACCATTTCAGCGATGATTCTTTGGATGAACTTTTATTTGGGATTGACAAAATTGGATTTGTTCCACGGAAGgatggtgatggcagtgactTGAAGGATTTAAGCAATCCAGTCAAAACAGGTGctataaataaaaaatgcaaTTCTAAGCAGCCAGCTAAGGcacaa ACCATTCTCCCCACCAAATCAATTCCAACTAACTTCACTACGGTAACAACTCATTCTTCTCACAACTTGCCAGTTTCCACTGCTACTACAGCCATGGCTGATGTCCCTAATCCATCAGAGGTATGCAGTCTTGCAGAGATCTCTTATTTAGATTCCACAGCTAATTATTTAAATCCAGCAGAAAAGGAAATGACCAAAACTAGTCCAAGCCTAATTCCAAAATATTGTAATAATTCAATAATTCGCCAGGGCTCATATACCCTGGGAGAGCCATCAGTTGATTTAAGAAAATACCTTAACAGTTCAATCCACAATTCCCATGAAGATAAGGATGCCGACAATAACAGCAGTTTAGATTCTGACAAAATCCCTTCTTATGACGTTTTTCAATCTCAACTGctgaaaaaaaattctgaaaatgtcAGCCCATCACTTATCAGTTTTGAAATAGACAGCTTTAAATCAGAACAGCAATCTGCAAGCGTAAATGAGGTTGAAATCACAAGTAATTCCAGCAAAAATTCTACCCCTGTTACAAAAGAGAAAATACCCAGAAACTCAATTTtggaaaatattccattatcAGCAGCTTCATGCCAAAGTGATTACAGCCCATTAAATACTTCAAGAAAAAAATCTCCAATcaagaaaaaagaagataaatgcAACATGAATACTTCTACATTATATCATACACAAAATGGTTTGGAAACTTCAGCTTTCAACG CTTCTAACTCGCCAGGCCAGTCTGCTGTTCTTGCAAGCAGTGAGCTGTTTGAAGATGAGTTGAGGTCATTTTTCAGTCATAAAAGACAATCATTTATGAAAATGCAGCAACAGTTTAGAGAATATGAAGAACAATTTGAAGAGGAGTACCAGAGAACTCTTGACAGCATGAAGAAATCTCAACGTTGGCCAAAAGAACTCGCACCTGAAACGagtattttcatttctaaaaCAGACATGCCTGCCAATCAAACTGGGGAGCAAGCATTGTTGAATCACCAACGCACTCCGGAATCTTCCACTTCACAACGAAAATCATATAAACTTGTTAAG ACTGACCAAGATCCTGCCAGTGTAATCTGTGCTGCTATAAAGGGCTTTCTCACAAGAAAGCTTTTGTCCTGTCCTAAAGTGGAAGCTTTGAGGAAAACTATAGAT GAATGTTTAAAGCTACTCAGTGAAACCCACGGCTCTTCCAATTTGAACTTGATAACAAGATTAAATAACCAA CTGGATGCTGCACGTCTAGATATATATGACATTTTCTTTGAGATGACTACTCAAGAGAGAATGAACATCATTCACCAATCTCGGATACTTGCAGCGAGGAAACTTCAG GCCAGGCCACAACAAATATCTTCAGCAACTCGGAAGTATCTGATGCGGAAAAACCAAAT AAACCAGAGTCAAAGTGTCTCATCATCTTTATCTGACAAACCAAATACCAGGAACAATTCCAAGCTTTATCCAATACCTTCTCTAGTTCAACCAACAAG
- the LOC115211032 gene encoding putative uncharacterized protein DDB_G0277255 isoform X1, which yields MALAGQPNLTDAEEIQNRYSDLLSQIPKLLTQIGEHVLSPTNPSENVSSSSKCYVSCIKINGVPILPPILTEAEREEMRRYRDEAVRRMQQRNQRKRTLTDTSASINSSTVAENISNPLLEHDRTALFHDNITIPGCVPEDKSSDNLQQSSFPEELVPQLSHELIPPKDEISFQENRGQTNLNSPTENRAETILNSPTENRAETILNSPTENREETNLNSPTENREEANSSSPSSKLRYCDNLLITSSLSDLGSLEEGSLPTEMNGIPLTSRYEQQITKDLSTLIKHLPDNCSSDNSDFSDFISVSNFDLICESSELDKENPPVTKSSSDEPVICSFLSNMKPSTSDSSLHLPNDASQNVLRAPIFLTDENGLELHALPAENQSSMQTSINKEQGWIMTSPLIAYVTKKRPETVGMSSNSSQKPIKIQQAANATFTIDPEDDGEEGQLVRPVISSHQDSLGADVCQTDYSNNSVSPKAKLNQSCNNNNVNNNNSVQVHSSNQEQIFTNHQNTNPAVLPANLNISCNSSKRDKTFIAASSNESKSEDDEPKMLLSFLSSPHNLSLEDHFSDDSLDELLFGIDKIGFVPRKDGDGSDLKDLSNPVKTGAINKKCNSKQPAKAQTILPTKSIPTNFTTVTTHSSHNLPVSTATTAMADVPNPSEVCSLAEISYLDSTANYLNPAEKEMTKTSPSLIPKYCNNSIIRQGSYTLGEPSVDLRKYLNSSIHNSHEDKDADNNSSLDSDKIPSYDVFQSQLLKKNSENVSPSLISFEIDSFKSEQQSASVNEVEITSNSSKNSTPVTKEKIPRNSILENIPLSAASCQSDYSPLNTSRKKSPIKKKEDKCNMNTSTLYHTQNGLETSAFNASNSPGQSAVLASSELFEDELRSFFSHKRQSFMKMQQQFREYEEQFEEEYQRTLDSMKKSQRWPKELAPETSIFISKTDMPANQTGEQALLNHQRTPESSTSQRKSYKLVKTDQDPASVICAAIKGFLTRKLLSCPKVEALRKTIDECLKLLSETHGSSNLNLITRLNNQLDAARLDIYDIFFEMTTQERMNIIHQSRILAARKLQARPQQISSATRKYLMRKNQINQSQSVSSSLSDKPNTRNNSKLYPIPSLVQPTRSTTRKISSQPIPKNRIVSVAGKMAATRFVSTKVKDVPSVKIASSKPWH from the exons ATGGCGCTTGCTGGACAACCTAACTTGACTGATGCAGAAGAAAT CCAAAATAGATATTCTGATTTACTCTCTCAAATACCCAAGCTACTGACCCAAATTGGAGAGCATGTTCTTTCTCCCACCAATCCAAGTGAAAATGTCAGTTCCAGTTCTAAGTGTTATGTTTCCTGTATAAAGATTAATGGTGTACCAATCTTACCTCCAATT CTTACTGAAGCTGAAAGAGAAGAAATGAGACGATACAGAGATGAAGCTGTCAGACGGATGCAGCAACGTaaccaaagaaaaagaacattgaCAGATACTTCTGCTTCt ATTAACTCTTCTACTGTTGCTGAGAACATTTCAAATCCTCTTCTGGAACATGACAGAACTGCACTATTTCATGACAATATTACAATACCTGGGTGTGTACCTGAAGACAAATCTTCAGACAATCTTCAACAGTCTTCATTTCCAGAAGAACTTGTTCCCCAACTTTCACATGAACTAATCCCTCCAAAAGATGAAATCTCTTTTCAAGAGAATAGAGGACAGACAAATTTAAATTCACCTACAGAGAACAGAGCAGAGACAATTTTAAATTCACCTACAGAGAACAGAGCAGAGACAATTTTAAATTCACCTACAGAGAACAGAGAAGAAACAAATTTAAATTCACCTACAGAGAACAGAGAAGAGGCAAATTCAAGTTCACCTTCATCCAAATTAAGATATTGTGACAATTTACTGATTACCAGCTCTCTGTCTGACTTGGGCTCCTTAGAAGAAGGTTCATTACCCACCGAAATGAATGGTATACCTCTAACTTCCCGATATGAGCAACAAATTACTAAGGATCTTTCAACTCTTATTAAACATTTACCTGACAATTGTAGTTCTGACAATTCTGACTTTAgtgattttatttctgtttccaaCTTTGATTTAATCTGTGAATCTTCTGAGCTTGATAAGGAAAATCCTCCTGTCACTAAATCATCTTCAGATGAACCAGTAATTTGTTCGTTTCTTTCCAATATGAAACCAAGTACAAGTGATTCCTCTCTCCATTTACCAAATGATGCATCCCAAAATGTTCTGAGGGCTCCTATATTTCTCACGGATGAAAATGGTTTGGAATTGCATGCATTGCCAGCTGAAAATCAAAGTTCAATGCAAACTAGTATTAATAAAGAGCAAGGATGGATCATGACCTCTCCTTTAATTGCTTATGTCACCAAGAAACGACCTGAAACAGTAGGCATGTCTTCCAATTCATCTCAAAAGCCCATTAAAATCCAACAGGCAGCAAACGCCACCTTTACAATTGACCCCGAAGACGACGGAGAAGAAGGTCAACTTGTCCGGCCTGTAATATCTAGCCATCAAGATTCTTTGGGTGCTGATGTTTGTCAAACAGACTATAGTAATAACTCCGTTTCTCCTAAAGCTAAACTAAACcagtcatgtaataataataatgttaataacaacAACTCTGTCCAGGTTCATTCTTCAAATCAAGAGCAAATCTTTACAAATCATCAGAATACAAATCCTGCTGTTTTGCCAGCAAATTTGAACATTTCTTGTAATTCAAGTAAAAGAGACAAGACTTTCATCGCTGCTAGTTCAAATGAATCTAAGTCAGAGGACGATGAACCCAAAATGCTGTTGTCATTTTTGTCTTCACCACATAATTTATCTCTCGAAGACCATTTCAGCGATGATTCTTTGGATGAACTTTTATTTGGGATTGACAAAATTGGATTTGTTCCACGGAAGgatggtgatggcagtgactTGAAGGATTTAAGCAATCCAGTCAAAACAGGTGctataaataaaaaatgcaaTTCTAAGCAGCCAGCTAAGGcacaa ACCATTCTCCCCACCAAATCAATTCCAACTAACTTCACTACGGTAACAACTCATTCTTCTCACAACTTGCCAGTTTCCACTGCTACTACAGCCATGGCTGATGTCCCTAATCCATCAGAGGTATGCAGTCTTGCAGAGATCTCTTATTTAGATTCCACAGCTAATTATTTAAATCCAGCAGAAAAGGAAATGACCAAAACTAGTCCAAGCCTAATTCCAAAATATTGTAATAATTCAATAATTCGCCAGGGCTCATATACCCTGGGAGAGCCATCAGTTGATTTAAGAAAATACCTTAACAGTTCAATCCACAATTCCCATGAAGATAAGGATGCCGACAATAACAGCAGTTTAGATTCTGACAAAATCCCTTCTTATGACGTTTTTCAATCTCAACTGctgaaaaaaaattctgaaaatgtcAGCCCATCACTTATCAGTTTTGAAATAGACAGCTTTAAATCAGAACAGCAATCTGCAAGCGTAAATGAGGTTGAAATCACAAGTAATTCCAGCAAAAATTCTACCCCTGTTACAAAAGAGAAAATACCCAGAAACTCAATTTtggaaaatattccattatcAGCAGCTTCATGCCAAAGTGATTACAGCCCATTAAATACTTCAAGAAAAAAATCTCCAATcaagaaaaaagaagataaatgcAACATGAATACTTCTACATTATATCATACACAAAATGGTTTGGAAACTTCAGCTTTCAACG CTTCTAACTCGCCAGGCCAGTCTGCTGTTCTTGCAAGCAGTGAGCTGTTTGAAGATGAGTTGAGGTCATTTTTCAGTCATAAAAGACAATCATTTATGAAAATGCAGCAACAGTTTAGAGAATATGAAGAACAATTTGAAGAGGAGTACCAGAGAACTCTTGACAGCATGAAGAAATCTCAACGTTGGCCAAAAGAACTCGCACCTGAAACGagtattttcatttctaaaaCAGACATGCCTGCCAATCAAACTGGGGAGCAAGCATTGTTGAATCACCAACGCACTCCGGAATCTTCCACTTCACAACGAAAATCATATAAACTTGTTAAG ACTGACCAAGATCCTGCCAGTGTAATCTGTGCTGCTATAAAGGGCTTTCTCACAAGAAAGCTTTTGTCCTGTCCTAAAGTGGAAGCTTTGAGGAAAACTATAGAT GAATGTTTAAAGCTACTCAGTGAAACCCACGGCTCTTCCAATTTGAACTTGATAACAAGATTAAATAACCAA CTGGATGCTGCACGTCTAGATATATATGACATTTTCTTTGAGATGACTACTCAAGAGAGAATGAACATCATTCACCAATCTCGGATACTTGCAGCGAGGAAACTTCAG GCCAGGCCACAACAAATATCTTCAGCAACTCGGAAGTATCTGATGCGGAAAAACCAAAT AAACCAGAGTCAAAGTGTCTCATCATCTTTATCTGACAAACCAAATACCAGGAACAATTCCAAGCTTTATCCAATACCTTCTCTAGTTCAACCAACAAG
- the LOC115211032 gene encoding putative uncharacterized protein DDB_G0277255 isoform X4, whose product MALAGQPNLTDAEEIQNRYSDLLSQIPKLLTQIGEHVLSPTNPSENVSSSSKCYVSCIKINGVPILPPILTEAEREEMRRYRDEAVRRMQQRNQRKRTLTDTSASINSSTVAENISNPLLEHDRTALFHDNITIPGCVPEDKSSDNLQQSSFPEELVPQLSHELIPPKDEISFQENRGQTNLNSPTENRAETILNSPTENRAETILNSPTENREETNLNSPTENREEANSSSPSSKLRYCDNLLITSSLSDLGSLEEGSLPTEMNGIPLTSRYEQQITKDLSTLIKHLPDNCSSDNSDFSDFISVSNFDLICESSELDKENPPVTKSSSDEPVICSFLSNMKPSTSDSSLHLPNDASQNVLRAPIFLTDENGLELHALPAENQSSMQTSINKEQGWIMTSPLIAYVTKKRPETVGMSSNSSQKPIKIQQAANATFTIDPEDDGEEGQLVRPVISSHQDSLGADVCQTDYSNNSVSPKAKLNQSCNNNNVNNNNSVQVHSSNQEQIFTNHQNTNPAVLPANLNISCNSSKRDKTFIAASSNESKSEDDEPKMLLSFLSSPHNLSLEDHFSDDSLDELLFGIDKIGFVPRKDGDGSDLKDLSNPVKTGAINKKCNSKQPAKAQTILPTKSIPTNFTTVTTHSSHNLPVSTATTAMADVPNPSEVCSLAEISYLDSTANYLNPAEKEMTKTSPSLIPKYCNNSIIRQGSYTLGEPSVDLRKYLNSSIHNSHEDKDADNNSSLDSDKIPSYDVFQSQLLKKNSENVSPSLISFEIDSFKSEQQSASVNEVEITSNSSKNSTPVTKEKIPRNSILENIPLSAASCQSDYSPLNTSRKKSPIKKKEDKCNMNTSTLYHTQNGLETSAFNASNSPGQSAVLASSELFEDELRSFFSHKRQSFMKMQQQFREYEEQFEEEYQRTLDSMKKSQRWPKELAPETSIFISKTDMPANQTGEQALLNHQRTPESSTSQRKSYKLVKTDQDPASVICAAIKGFLTRKLLSCPKVEALRKTIDECLKLLSETHGSSNLNLITRLNNQLDAARLDIYDIFFEMTTQERMNIIHQSRILAARKLQARPQQISSATRKYLMRKNQINQSQSVSSSLSDKPNTRNNSKLYPIPSLVQPTR is encoded by the exons ATGGCGCTTGCTGGACAACCTAACTTGACTGATGCAGAAGAAAT CCAAAATAGATATTCTGATTTACTCTCTCAAATACCCAAGCTACTGACCCAAATTGGAGAGCATGTTCTTTCTCCCACCAATCCAAGTGAAAATGTCAGTTCCAGTTCTAAGTGTTATGTTTCCTGTATAAAGATTAATGGTGTACCAATCTTACCTCCAATT CTTACTGAAGCTGAAAGAGAAGAAATGAGACGATACAGAGATGAAGCTGTCAGACGGATGCAGCAACGTaaccaaagaaaaagaacattgaCAGATACTTCTGCTTCt ATTAACTCTTCTACTGTTGCTGAGAACATTTCAAATCCTCTTCTGGAACATGACAGAACTGCACTATTTCATGACAATATTACAATACCTGGGTGTGTACCTGAAGACAAATCTTCAGACAATCTTCAACAGTCTTCATTTCCAGAAGAACTTGTTCCCCAACTTTCACATGAACTAATCCCTCCAAAAGATGAAATCTCTTTTCAAGAGAATAGAGGACAGACAAATTTAAATTCACCTACAGAGAACAGAGCAGAGACAATTTTAAATTCACCTACAGAGAACAGAGCAGAGACAATTTTAAATTCACCTACAGAGAACAGAGAAGAAACAAATTTAAATTCACCTACAGAGAACAGAGAAGAGGCAAATTCAAGTTCACCTTCATCCAAATTAAGATATTGTGACAATTTACTGATTACCAGCTCTCTGTCTGACTTGGGCTCCTTAGAAGAAGGTTCATTACCCACCGAAATGAATGGTATACCTCTAACTTCCCGATATGAGCAACAAATTACTAAGGATCTTTCAACTCTTATTAAACATTTACCTGACAATTGTAGTTCTGACAATTCTGACTTTAgtgattttatttctgtttccaaCTTTGATTTAATCTGTGAATCTTCTGAGCTTGATAAGGAAAATCCTCCTGTCACTAAATCATCTTCAGATGAACCAGTAATTTGTTCGTTTCTTTCCAATATGAAACCAAGTACAAGTGATTCCTCTCTCCATTTACCAAATGATGCATCCCAAAATGTTCTGAGGGCTCCTATATTTCTCACGGATGAAAATGGTTTGGAATTGCATGCATTGCCAGCTGAAAATCAAAGTTCAATGCAAACTAGTATTAATAAAGAGCAAGGATGGATCATGACCTCTCCTTTAATTGCTTATGTCACCAAGAAACGACCTGAAACAGTAGGCATGTCTTCCAATTCATCTCAAAAGCCCATTAAAATCCAACAGGCAGCAAACGCCACCTTTACAATTGACCCCGAAGACGACGGAGAAGAAGGTCAACTTGTCCGGCCTGTAATATCTAGCCATCAAGATTCTTTGGGTGCTGATGTTTGTCAAACAGACTATAGTAATAACTCCGTTTCTCCTAAAGCTAAACTAAACcagtcatgtaataataataatgttaataacaacAACTCTGTCCAGGTTCATTCTTCAAATCAAGAGCAAATCTTTACAAATCATCAGAATACAAATCCTGCTGTTTTGCCAGCAAATTTGAACATTTCTTGTAATTCAAGTAAAAGAGACAAGACTTTCATCGCTGCTAGTTCAAATGAATCTAAGTCAGAGGACGATGAACCCAAAATGCTGTTGTCATTTTTGTCTTCACCACATAATTTATCTCTCGAAGACCATTTCAGCGATGATTCTTTGGATGAACTTTTATTTGGGATTGACAAAATTGGATTTGTTCCACGGAAGgatggtgatggcagtgactTGAAGGATTTAAGCAATCCAGTCAAAACAGGTGctataaataaaaaatgcaaTTCTAAGCAGCCAGCTAAGGcacaa ACCATTCTCCCCACCAAATCAATTCCAACTAACTTCACTACGGTAACAACTCATTCTTCTCACAACTTGCCAGTTTCCACTGCTACTACAGCCATGGCTGATGTCCCTAATCCATCAGAGGTATGCAGTCTTGCAGAGATCTCTTATTTAGATTCCACAGCTAATTATTTAAATCCAGCAGAAAAGGAAATGACCAAAACTAGTCCAAGCCTAATTCCAAAATATTGTAATAATTCAATAATTCGCCAGGGCTCATATACCCTGGGAGAGCCATCAGTTGATTTAAGAAAATACCTTAACAGTTCAATCCACAATTCCCATGAAGATAAGGATGCCGACAATAACAGCAGTTTAGATTCTGACAAAATCCCTTCTTATGACGTTTTTCAATCTCAACTGctgaaaaaaaattctgaaaatgtcAGCCCATCACTTATCAGTTTTGAAATAGACAGCTTTAAATCAGAACAGCAATCTGCAAGCGTAAATGAGGTTGAAATCACAAGTAATTCCAGCAAAAATTCTACCCCTGTTACAAAAGAGAAAATACCCAGAAACTCAATTTtggaaaatattccattatcAGCAGCTTCATGCCAAAGTGATTACAGCCCATTAAATACTTCAAGAAAAAAATCTCCAATcaagaaaaaagaagataaatgcAACATGAATACTTCTACATTATATCATACACAAAATGGTTTGGAAACTTCAGCTTTCAACG CTTCTAACTCGCCAGGCCAGTCTGCTGTTCTTGCAAGCAGTGAGCTGTTTGAAGATGAGTTGAGGTCATTTTTCAGTCATAAAAGACAATCATTTATGAAAATGCAGCAACAGTTTAGAGAATATGAAGAACAATTTGAAGAGGAGTACCAGAGAACTCTTGACAGCATGAAGAAATCTCAACGTTGGCCAAAAGAACTCGCACCTGAAACGagtattttcatttctaaaaCAGACATGCCTGCCAATCAAACTGGGGAGCAAGCATTGTTGAATCACCAACGCACTCCGGAATCTTCCACTTCACAACGAAAATCATATAAACTTGTTAAG ACTGACCAAGATCCTGCCAGTGTAATCTGTGCTGCTATAAAGGGCTTTCTCACAAGAAAGCTTTTGTCCTGTCCTAAAGTGGAAGCTTTGAGGAAAACTATAGAT GAATGTTTAAAGCTACTCAGTGAAACCCACGGCTCTTCCAATTTGAACTTGATAACAAGATTAAATAACCAA CTGGATGCTGCACGTCTAGATATATATGACATTTTCTTTGAGATGACTACTCAAGAGAGAATGAACATCATTCACCAATCTCGGATACTTGCAGCGAGGAAACTTCAG GCCAGGCCACAACAAATATCTTCAGCAACTCGGAAGTATCTGATGCGGAAAAACCAAAT AAACCAGAGTCAAAGTGTCTCATCATCTTTATCTGACAAACCAAATACCAGGAACAATTCCAAGCTTTATCCAATACCTTCTCTAGTTCAACCAACAAGGTAA